From one Geoalkalibacter halelectricus genomic stretch:
- a CDS encoding TRAP transporter small permease yields the protein MTARKQHRPAPAILKGMAGILDQVTRLSCMLSGVALASILVLTLKEVAMRYFFNAPTTWANDVNQWFFALAVMLVMPEITRTNGHIAISVLVDRLSHGKKDVACRVIAILSCLLCMAAFYITGMETLRQYQFGITTMWVSPIPKWWISVVIPLGFLLSALQFFRLVVMPGSEREE from the coding sequence ATGACAGCCCGCAAACAACATCGCCCTGCGCCGGCCATCCTCAAGGGGATGGCCGGCATCCTCGACCAAGTAACGAGGCTGAGCTGTATGCTCAGCGGGGTGGCCCTGGCCTCAATCCTGGTTCTGACCCTGAAGGAAGTGGCCATGCGCTATTTCTTCAATGCGCCGACCACTTGGGCCAACGATGTGAATCAGTGGTTCTTCGCCTTGGCCGTCATGCTGGTCATGCCGGAAATAACCCGCACCAACGGGCACATCGCCATATCCGTTCTGGTGGACAGGTTGTCCCACGGCAAGAAGGATGTCGCCTGCCGGGTGATTGCGATCTTGAGTTGTCTGCTGTGCATGGCGGCGTTCTATATCACCGGCATGGAAACCTTGCGGCAATACCAATTCGGGATAACCACGATGTGGGTCAGCCCCATTCCGAAATGGTGGATATCCGTGGTCATCCCCTTGGGGTTCCTTCTCAGCGCCCTTCAGTTCTTTCGGCTGGTGGTCATGCCTGGCTCTGAAAGAGAAGAATAG
- a CDS encoding sigma-54 interaction domain-containing protein — protein MDLAEIIERTEFEPVFHEKQRDCWVAFLDRELNIVSSNDAWRLLFGPAVTEVRGRRLGDVVNLAPLTSLIVSGFCFRSEPVRILGKKVLCSYVPILEGQRATGGFLSVAVARDDTGDEIWDAPDNLARSLGPLIDIIQDGLIVVNRVGIITLVNQHFADAVGTRAQDMIGKHITRAYSNSRVSRLPVVMETGKAEIGWPHLINGKDVVACRYPLFRDGKVIGALGRIMYRDVREVTLLANQINSLMGKGEHKPVPISKHCDFNYDINSIIGHSKVMAQIKETLLRIADRGSNVLIIGESGTGKELFAHSIHAASRRRYGPFIKVNCAAIPEHLLESELFGYVEGAFTGAKRGGQLGKFELAHTGTLFLDEIGDMPLAMQAKLLRVLQEKEITPLGSDTTKTFDVRVVAATNANLEQLVEEGRFRKDLYFRLNIVSLVIPPLRERAEDLYYIVKHFVDRFNDEFGLRIQGLDPEAWDALKGYGFPGNLRELRNVIESAFNVVVGPYIKREHLPDYLTQACGFPRVATSGRPLEGDYGAQVGRRPLQEIMDAVEKNLIEQAIDQAGGNKLAAAALLGISRPGLYKKIQRHGIHYPLSPKHGEFKEASHESSKYH, from the coding sequence GTGGATCTCGCCGAAATCATTGAACGCACCGAATTCGAACCGGTTTTCCATGAAAAGCAGCGGGATTGCTGGGTCGCTTTTTTGGACCGCGAGCTGAACATCGTTTCGAGCAACGATGCCTGGCGACTCCTGTTCGGTCCAGCCGTCACCGAGGTGCGCGGGCGCCGCCTGGGCGATGTGGTCAATCTGGCTCCGCTGACCTCCCTGATCGTCAGCGGCTTCTGCTTTCGCTCTGAGCCGGTCCGCATCTTGGGGAAAAAGGTGTTGTGCAGCTATGTGCCGATCCTGGAAGGGCAGCGGGCCACGGGTGGGTTTCTCTCCGTCGCTGTAGCGAGGGACGACACGGGCGACGAGATCTGGGATGCGCCCGACAATCTCGCGCGCTCCCTTGGGCCGCTCATCGACATCATCCAGGATGGTCTGATCGTGGTCAACCGCGTCGGCATCATCACCCTGGTCAACCAGCACTTTGCCGATGCGGTGGGTACACGCGCCCAGGACATGATCGGCAAACACATCACCAGGGCGTATTCCAACTCGCGCGTGTCCCGCCTACCCGTGGTCATGGAGACCGGCAAGGCCGAGATCGGCTGGCCGCACCTGATCAACGGCAAGGACGTGGTGGCCTGCCGCTATCCGCTGTTTCGCGACGGCAAGGTGATCGGGGCGTTGGGGCGCATCATGTATCGCGATGTGCGTGAAGTCACCTTGTTGGCCAACCAGATCAACTCGCTGATGGGTAAGGGCGAGCACAAGCCGGTCCCAATTTCCAAGCATTGCGACTTCAACTACGACATCAATAGCATCATCGGGCACAGCAAGGTTATGGCGCAGATCAAGGAGACCCTGCTGCGCATTGCCGACCGCGGTTCGAATGTGCTGATCATCGGTGAAAGCGGCACCGGAAAGGAACTTTTCGCTCACTCCATCCACGCCGCAAGTCGCCGGCGTTACGGCCCCTTCATCAAGGTCAACTGCGCGGCCATTCCCGAGCACCTGCTCGAATCGGAACTCTTCGGCTATGTCGAGGGGGCCTTCACCGGAGCCAAGCGCGGCGGACAGCTCGGCAAATTCGAACTGGCGCATACCGGCACGCTGTTTCTCGATGAGATCGGCGACATGCCCCTGGCCATGCAGGCCAAGCTGCTGCGGGTGCTCCAGGAGAAGGAAATCACTCCCCTGGGCAGCGACACCACCAAGACCTTTGATGTGCGGGTGGTGGCCGCCACCAATGCGAACCTGGAACAGTTGGTCGAGGAGGGCCGGTTTCGCAAGGACCTTTATTTCCGTCTCAACATCGTGAGCCTGGTGATCCCGCCTTTACGTGAGCGGGCCGAGGATCTCTATTACATCGTCAAGCACTTCGTCGACCGATTCAACGACGAATTCGGCCTACGCATCCAGGGGCTCGACCCCGAAGCCTGGGATGCCCTTAAGGGCTATGGCTTTCCAGGCAATTTGCGCGAGTTGCGCAATGTCATCGAAAGTGCTTTCAACGTTGTGGTCGGTCCCTACATCAAGCGTGAGCACCTCCCCGACTACTTGACTCAGGCGTGCGGATTTCCCCGCGTCGCAACGAGCGGCAGGCCGCTGGAAGGCGACTACGGCGCTCAGGTCGGCCGCCGCCCCCTGCAGGAGATCATGGACGCTGTGGAAAAAAACCTGATCGAGCAGGCGATCGACCAGGCCGGGGGCAACAAACTGGCCGCCGCGGCCCTGCTGGGAATCTCCCGGCCCGGGCTTTATAAAAAAATACAGAGACACGGGATACACTACCCCCTGTCTCCCAAGCACGGCGAATTCAAGGAGGCATCTCATGAAAGTTCAAAGTACCATTGA
- a CDS encoding TRAP transporter large permease, translating to MEWGLVLTVSILTLLFLFATGMPIFIAFLVVNVGGVFLLFGANGFGMFSNSLYNTVTQETLMAIPLFVLMGEILFRSDAVRILIDAIDKLVGNIRGRHYILVTALSTVFGALSGSAVAVAAMLGRSVLPTMDERGYDKRLSVSAVIGGASLAPIIPPSLLVIMVGSMVDVSIAKLLIAGILPGVLLAFMMVVYTYIRILRDSTLEPPREEVARPPVGAKELFGALAQTLPFLIVIFSVMGLIMLGVATPNESAATGVLGALIAAAIFKKLSFKMFYQSLIGTCMISAMILIIIACSMFFGQLLSFTGATTGLVTMASELGLPVLGTFFVLMFIPFVLCMFVDLFAVMLIAIPIYEPLLGVYGFDPIWFWMLFLINMTLGSMTPPFGYTIFALKGAAPDFSMEDVYGGAWPMVGLFILGMAIMYAFPGIVTFLPSFF from the coding sequence ATGGAGTGGGGCTTGGTTCTGACTGTATCTATCCTGACGCTGTTGTTCCTGTTCGCCACGGGAATGCCGATATTTATCGCGTTTCTGGTGGTCAACGTCGGTGGCGTGTTTCTGTTGTTTGGCGCCAACGGTTTCGGCATGTTTTCCAACAGCCTCTACAACACCGTCACACAGGAGACCTTGATGGCCATCCCCCTGTTCGTGCTCATGGGGGAGATCTTGTTCAGGTCGGATGCCGTCAGGATTCTGATAGATGCCATCGACAAACTGGTGGGTAACATCCGTGGTCGCCACTATATCCTCGTCACGGCCCTTTCGACGGTGTTCGGTGCGCTGAGCGGATCGGCCGTGGCGGTGGCGGCCATGTTGGGGCGTTCAGTTTTGCCGACCATGGACGAGCGTGGCTACGACAAGCGTCTTTCCGTCAGTGCGGTGATCGGGGGGGCAAGTCTGGCACCAATCATTCCCCCCAGCCTGCTGGTCATCATGGTCGGTTCCATGGTCGATGTCTCCATCGCCAAATTGCTCATCGCCGGCATTTTGCCCGGGGTGCTGCTGGCTTTCATGATGGTGGTCTATACCTACATCAGAATTTTGCGTGATTCGACCCTTGAGCCGCCGCGAGAGGAGGTCGCCAGGCCTCCGGTCGGCGCCAAGGAGCTGTTTGGCGCCCTGGCGCAGACCCTGCCGTTTCTCATCGTCATTTTCTCGGTCATGGGCCTGATCATGCTCGGCGTTGCGACTCCCAACGAGTCGGCGGCCACGGGTGTTCTCGGGGCCTTGATCGCCGCCGCTATTTTTAAAAAGCTTTCCTTCAAGATGTTCTATCAGTCTCTTATCGGTACATGCATGATCAGCGCGATGATTCTCATCATTATTGCGTGCTCCATGTTCTTCGGGCAGCTGCTGTCCTTCACCGGTGCGACGACCGGCTTGGTGACCATGGCATCGGAACTGGGGCTTCCGGTGTTGGGCACCTTCTTCGTGCTGATGTTCATTCCCTTCGTTCTGTGCATGTTCGTCGATTTGTTCGCCGTCATGCTCATCGCCATTCCGATCTATGAACCCCTCCTCGGCGTCTATGGTTTCGACCCGATCTGGTTCTGGATGTTGTTTCTCATCAACATGACCCTGGGAAGTATGACGCCCCCCTTCGGCTACACCATTTTTGCCTTGAAGGGTGCCGCTCCTGATTTTTCCATGGAGGATGTCTATGGCGGCGCCTGGCCGATGGTAGGTTTGTTCATCCTGGGAATGGCCATCATGTACGCCTTCCCGGGCATAGTGACGTTTCTTCCGTCGTTTTTCTAG
- a CDS encoding TRAP transporter substrate-binding protein produces the protein MKKGVFRGFLVALLMGLFLSSSVHAAQFRMLSAWAPNYVFNVGVLTSFEKNLAELSGGKMRFNVLGPDVVPTFEQLQPVQAGIFDMAYTYSAYHSGTTPIAIGMDATTADPVKRREAGLFDFVDKEYNKIGIKLVSFPPLTPYHFVTRNALNGRQPSLQGMKLRSIPSLQSLILNLGGSPVTMAGGEIYTSLQRGVIDGAPWTQVGVKDFKLNEVANYMVRPEFGYVSTMILMNLRKYNSLTPEQRAWIDEAGRKTELDSLAFFQELIAEEVAELKSMGMKITEMHPNDAAMVEKYWNDGLWEMAKASTGAAGKKFHELALETGMTK, from the coding sequence ATGAAAAAAGGCGTGTTTAGGGGATTCCTTGTGGCGTTGTTGATGGGTCTGTTTCTCTCCTCAAGTGTCCATGCGGCACAGTTCAGGATGCTCTCGGCCTGGGCGCCGAACTATGTGTTCAATGTCGGCGTGCTCACCAGCTTTGAAAAGAACCTGGCCGAGCTCTCCGGCGGGAAAATGCGGTTTAACGTGCTTGGGCCGGATGTGGTCCCTACCTTTGAGCAGCTTCAACCGGTTCAAGCCGGCATCTTCGACATGGCCTACACCTACTCGGCTTACCATAGCGGAACGACACCCATCGCCATCGGCATGGACGCCACGACCGCCGATCCGGTTAAGCGCCGGGAGGCCGGCCTGTTTGATTTCGTTGATAAGGAATACAACAAAATCGGCATCAAGCTCGTCTCCTTTCCGCCCCTGACGCCCTACCATTTCGTGACCCGGAACGCGCTGAACGGTAGACAGCCGAGCCTTCAGGGCATGAAGCTGCGCAGCATCCCGAGCCTGCAAAGCCTGATTTTAAATTTGGGCGGATCGCCGGTGACCATGGCCGGCGGCGAGATCTACACCTCGCTGCAAAGGGGCGTAATCGATGGTGCTCCCTGGACCCAGGTGGGAGTCAAGGATTTCAAGTTGAACGAAGTCGCCAACTATATGGTCAGACCTGAGTTCGGCTATGTCTCGACCATGATTCTGATGAACCTGAGAAAGTACAATTCCCTGACTCCTGAGCAGCGGGCGTGGATCGACGAAGCCGGCCGCAAGACGGAACTCGACAGCCTGGCCTTTTTCCAGGAATTAATCGCCGAGGAAGTTGCGGAATTGAAAAGCATGGGCATGAAAATCACCGAAATGCATCCCAATGACGCGGCCATGGTCGAGAAATACTGGAACGACGGCCTCTGGGAAATGGCCAAGGCATCCACCGGTGCCGCCGGGAAAAAGTTCCATGAACTGGCCCTCGAAACAGGCATGACGAAATGA
- a CDS encoding acyl-CoA dehydrogenase, whose protein sequence is MIFELSDEHKMMRDMVREFAEAELAPSAAERDERECFDRALMFDRLAELGLAGVVFPEEYGGAGADYLSYAIVVEELSRVCASTGVTLSAHVSLGANPIYKFGTEEQKQKFLRPLAEGSKLGAFGLTETGAGSDAGGTRTTAVRDGDAWVLNGSKIFITNGGDAETYVVFARTDKSAQKHHGISAFIVEKGTPGFSFGKKESKMGIRSSPTMELIFDNCRIPLDNLLGEEGKGFKVAMQTLDGGRIGIASQALGIAQGAFDAAINYARERKQFDQPIANFQGVQFMLADMATQIEAARLVVYQAAYKASAGVPFSKESAMAKLLASETAMAVTTKAVQVFGGYGYTREYPVERMMRDAKITEIYEGTSEVQRLVIGTAVTRG, encoded by the coding sequence ATGATTTTCGAGTTGAGCGATGAGCACAAGATGATGCGCGACATGGTGCGCGAGTTCGCCGAGGCGGAACTGGCGCCTAGTGCCGCCGAGCGCGACGAGCGGGAATGCTTCGATCGCGCCCTGATGTTCGACCGGCTGGCCGAGCTGGGCCTGGCGGGGGTGGTGTTCCCCGAGGAATACGGCGGGGCGGGGGCCGATTACCTGAGCTACGCCATCGTCGTCGAGGAACTCTCGCGGGTGTGCGCCTCCACCGGCGTGACCCTCTCGGCCCATGTATCCCTGGGGGCCAATCCCATCTACAAGTTCGGCACCGAGGAGCAGAAACAGAAATTTCTTCGGCCCCTGGCCGAGGGCAGCAAGCTCGGCGCCTTCGGGCTCACCGAAACCGGCGCCGGTTCCGACGCCGGCGGCACCCGCACCACGGCGGTGCGCGACGGCGACGCCTGGGTGCTCAACGGCAGCAAGATCTTTATCACCAACGGCGGCGATGCGGAAACCTACGTGGTCTTTGCCCGCACCGACAAAAGCGCGCAGAAGCATCACGGCATCAGCGCTTTCATCGTCGAGAAGGGCACGCCCGGCTTTTCCTTCGGCAAGAAGGAATCGAAGATGGGTATCCGCTCCTCGCCGACCATGGAGTTGATCTTCGACAACTGTCGCATTCCCCTGGACAACTTGCTGGGCGAGGAAGGCAAGGGCTTCAAGGTCGCCATGCAGACCCTCGACGGCGGGCGCATCGGCATCGCCTCCCAGGCGCTGGGCATCGCCCAGGGCGCTTTCGATGCGGCGATCAACTATGCGCGCGAGCGCAAGCAGTTCGATCAGCCGATCGCCAACTTCCAGGGTGTGCAGTTCATGCTCGCCGACATGGCCACCCAAATCGAGGCGGCGCGCCTGGTGGTCTATCAGGCCGCCTACAAGGCGAGCGCCGGTGTGCCTTTTTCCAAGGAGTCGGCTATGGCCAAGTTGCTGGCCTCGGAAACCGCCATGGCGGTGACCACCAAGGCGGTGCAGGTGTTCGGCGGCTACGGCTACACCCGTGAGTATCCCGTGGAGCGCATGATGCGCGACGCCAAGATCACCGAAATCTACGAGGGTACCAGCGAGGTGCAGCGCCTGGTCATCGGCACGGCGGTGACGCGCGGTTGA
- a CDS encoding CoA-transferase subunit beta, with amino-acid sequence MSTKNYAAPGDYNLADLLCCAAAREVRDHEVVFAGTGLPMVAIMLAQQTHAPNLKLIFEAGTLDGRPPQLPTSVGDARCEVGASRASGLHDAFSIAQRGYVDLGFLGGAEVDQYGNVNTTAIGDYLSPELRLTGSGGNPDINSFASRTIFIMVHEKRRFTENVSYITSPGWRVKKWPQGDWVHRRQLYGAAYRGGPTAVISTLGVFRFDEETGRIYLDTCHPGTSAAQIKEQCQFDLDVSRVSGETAPPTVEELHLIHDVLDPEQIFIPRVTK; translated from the coding sequence ATGAGCACGAAGAACTACGCCGCGCCCGGCGACTACAATCTGGCCGATTTGCTGTGCTGCGCCGCCGCCCGCGAGGTGCGCGACCACGAAGTGGTGTTCGCGGGCACCGGCCTGCCCATGGTGGCCATCATGCTCGCCCAGCAGACCCACGCGCCCAACCTCAAGCTGATCTTCGAGGCGGGCACCCTCGACGGCCGCCCGCCGCAACTGCCGACCTCGGTGGGTGATGCTCGCTGCGAGGTGGGGGCGTCGCGTGCCTCGGGCCTGCATGACGCCTTCTCCATCGCCCAGCGCGGCTACGTCGACTTAGGCTTTCTCGGCGGCGCCGAGGTCGATCAGTACGGCAACGTCAACACCACCGCCATCGGCGACTATCTCAGCCCCGAGCTGCGCCTCACCGGCAGCGGCGGCAATCCCGACATCAACTCCTTCGCCAGCCGCACCATCTTCATCATGGTCCACGAGAAGCGCCGCTTCACCGAAAACGTCAGCTACATCACCAGCCCCGGCTGGCGTGTGAAGAAATGGCCCCAGGGCGATTGGGTCCATCGCCGTCAACTCTACGGCGCTGCCTACCGCGGCGGTCCCACGGCGGTCATCAGCACCCTGGGGGTGTTTCGTTTCGACGAGGAGACGGGGCGCATCTACCTCGACACCTGCCATCCCGGCACCAGCGCCGCGCAGATCAAGGAGCAGTGCCAGTTCGACCTCGATGTCTCAAGGGTCAGCGGCGAAACCGCGCCACCGACGGTGGAGGAGCTGCACCTGATCCACGACGTGCTCGACCCTGAACAGATCTTCATCCCCCGGGTGACAAAATAG
- a CDS encoding enoyl-CoA hydratase-related protein, translated as MEFRSLLFEASEGVATLTVNRPKALNALNEATLKELQCCFAGIQDNQEIKVVILTGAGEKAFVAGADIAAMQAFDALAAREFARLGHAVFNLIENLPQPVIAAVNGFALGGGCELAMACDIRLAGENARFGQPEVNLGVIPGFGGTLRLARLVGKGRAKELILTGEMIDAREAHRIGLVNQVLPPGELLESAVKMAKKIASKGQVAVRLGKEAIDNGLEMDQDRAARYEAELFGLCFASADQKEGMAAFLEKRAAHFRGR; from the coding sequence ATGGAGTTCAGAAGCCTGCTGTTTGAAGCAAGCGAGGGCGTCGCCACCCTCACCGTCAATCGTCCCAAGGCCCTCAACGCCCTCAATGAGGCGACGCTCAAGGAATTGCAGTGTTGCTTCGCCGGTATCCAGGACAACCAGGAAATCAAGGTTGTGATCCTCACCGGTGCGGGGGAGAAGGCCTTTGTCGCCGGCGCCGACATCGCCGCCATGCAGGCCTTCGATGCCCTGGCGGCCCGTGAATTTGCCCGCCTCGGCCACGCGGTGTTCAACCTCATCGAAAACCTGCCCCAGCCGGTTATCGCCGCGGTCAACGGCTTTGCCCTGGGCGGCGGCTGCGAGCTGGCCATGGCCTGCGACATCCGGCTCGCCGGCGAGAATGCCCGCTTCGGCCAGCCGGAAGTCAACCTCGGCGTAATTCCCGGCTTCGGCGGCACCCTGCGCCTGGCGCGGCTGGTGGGCAAGGGGCGGGCCAAGGAGTTGATCCTGACCGGGGAGATGATCGACGCCCGAGAGGCGCATCGCATCGGCCTGGTCAACCAGGTGCTGCCGCCTGGGGAACTGCTGGAGAGCGCAGTGAAGATGGCGAAAAAAATCGCGTCCAAGGGGCAGGTAGCGGTGCGCTTGGGCAAGGAAGCCATCGACAACGGCCTGGAAATGGATCAGGACCGCGCCGCGCGCTACGAGGCGGAACTCTTCGGCCTGTGCTTCGCGTCCGCCGATCAGAAGGAAGGCATGGCCGCCTTTCTCGAAAAACGCGCGGCCCATTTCCGGGGACGCTGA
- a CDS encoding acyl-CoA dehydrogenase family protein, with the protein MNLDLNEEQRLIQQTAREFALSELAPVAGELDRGGDRQVFFDNLQKLAELGFMGLNIREEYGGAEAGVVAFSVALTEIARACAATAVTVSVNNMVCEVIQSMGSDEQKRRYIPKICSGEYPAGAFALTETGAGSDPAGMTTTAVRDGDDWVLNGAKIFITSAPFAGVFVVWAVTDKAAPKGKGISCFLVEGGTPGLIVGKAEQKMGQHASSTNEVLLQDCRVPASALLGKLNDGFRIAVSELGGGRIGIGSLGLGIGLAAMEHATRHALDRSQFGQKIGQFQAIQWKLADAYTELEAARLLLMNAAFQKEQGRPFAKEASMAKLYATEAANRACYEAVQILGGYGYTRDYPVERYARDARITTIYEGTSEIQRLIVSREILKSFS; encoded by the coding sequence ATGAATCTGGATCTTAACGAAGAGCAGCGGCTCATCCAGCAGACCGCCCGGGAATTCGCCCTGAGCGAACTGGCGCCGGTGGCGGGCGAGTTGGATCGCGGCGGCGACCGCCAGGTGTTTTTCGATAATCTGCAAAAGCTCGCCGAGTTGGGCTTCATGGGCCTCAACATCAGGGAAGAGTACGGCGGAGCCGAGGCGGGGGTGGTGGCCTTCAGCGTCGCCTTGACCGAGATTGCCCGCGCCTGCGCGGCCACCGCCGTGACGGTGTCGGTCAACAACATGGTCTGCGAGGTCATCCAGTCCATGGGCAGCGACGAGCAGAAGCGTCGCTACATCCCCAAAATCTGTTCCGGGGAATACCCGGCGGGCGCTTTTGCCCTCACCGAGACCGGCGCCGGTTCCGACCCGGCGGGCATGACCACCACGGCGGTGCGCGACGGCGACGACTGGGTGCTCAACGGGGCGAAAATCTTTATCACCAGCGCGCCCTTCGCCGGGGTGTTCGTGGTCTGGGCGGTGACGGACAAGGCGGCGCCCAAGGGCAAGGGCATCAGCTGTTTTCTCGTCGAAGGCGGCACGCCAGGGCTGATCGTCGGCAAGGCCGAGCAGAAGATGGGCCAGCACGCCTCGTCCACCAACGAAGTGCTGCTTCAGGACTGCCGCGTGCCGGCAAGCGCGCTGCTGGGCAAGCTTAACGACGGCTTTCGCATCGCCGTCTCGGAACTGGGCGGCGGGCGCATCGGCATCGGCTCCCTGGGCCTGGGCATTGGCCTTGCGGCCATGGAGCACGCCACCCGTCACGCCCTGGACCGTAGCCAGTTCGGGCAGAAAATCGGTCAATTCCAGGCCATCCAGTGGAAGCTGGCCGATGCCTACACCGAGCTGGAAGCGGCGCGTCTGCTGCTGATGAACGCCGCCTTCCAGAAGGAGCAGGGGCGGCCCTTCGCCAAGGAGGCTTCCATGGCCAAGCTCTACGCCACCGAGGCGGCGAATCGTGCCTGCTACGAAGCGGTGCAGATTCTCGGCGGCTACGGCTACACACGCGACTATCCCGTCGAGCGCTACGCCCGCGACGCGCGCATCACCACCATCTACGAGGGCACCAGCGAGATCCAGCGGCTGATCGTGTCGCGCGAGATCCTCAAGAGTTTTTCCTAG
- a CDS encoding CoA transferase subunit A, giving the protein MSKVNKRISLQEAAALIPDGSSLTFSGFTIWRRPMALVYELIRRRARDLHLIEVNGGPQTEFLVGAGCVAIWESCWVGHELYGKYGANVSRRVAAKDIIVEDYSHAEMTFRMAAAAAGMPFAVSQSSLGTDIHNPEYDMLGRAGLRDGGNPRIARHKYQFVEDPFFGGGQYVLSPAPKIDVAVLSVQQVGEEGTVRVQGQHYTDPEVARAASLTIAVAEEVVPEDYLRRNSDANTIASFEVDYIVECPWNAHPTGMFGRYDVDGDFLRDFYQRTRTQEGFDAWAAEWVHGLDHLSYLEKLGWPRTLRLKANTALNYSTSVKRGQ; this is encoded by the coding sequence ATGTCCAAAGTCAACAAGCGCATCAGCCTGCAGGAAGCCGCCGCCCTGATCCCCGACGGCAGCAGCCTGACATTTTCCGGGTTCACCATCTGGCGTCGCCCCATGGCGCTGGTCTATGAACTGATCCGCCGCCGGGCCCGTGACCTGCACCTCATCGAGGTCAACGGCGGCCCGCAGACCGAATTCCTGGTGGGCGCGGGCTGCGTTGCCATCTGGGAATCCTGCTGGGTAGGGCACGAGCTCTACGGCAAGTACGGCGCCAATGTCTCGCGTCGGGTCGCGGCCAAGGACATCATCGTCGAGGACTACAGCCACGCCGAAATGACCTTCCGCATGGCGGCGGCCGCGGCCGGAATGCCTTTCGCGGTGAGCCAATCATCCCTGGGCACCGACATCCATAACCCCGAGTACGACATGCTCGGCCGCGCCGGGCTGCGCGACGGCGGCAACCCGCGCATCGCGCGACACAAATACCAGTTTGTCGAAGATCCTTTCTTCGGCGGCGGCCAGTATGTGCTGAGCCCGGCGCCGAAAATCGATGTGGCGGTGCTCAGCGTGCAGCAGGTCGGCGAGGAGGGCACGGTGCGCGTGCAGGGTCAGCATTACACCGACCCGGAAGTGGCGCGCGCCGCAAGCCTCACCATCGCCGTGGCCGAGGAAGTCGTCCCCGAGGATTACCTGCGGCGCAACAGCGACGCCAACACCATCGCCTCCTTTGAGGTCGACTACATCGTCGAGTGTCCCTGGAACGCCCACCCGACAGGCATGTTCGGCCGCTACGACGTGGACGGCGACTTCCTGCGCGACTTCTACCAGCGCACCCGCACCCAGGAAGGCTTCGACGCCTGGGCCGCCGAATGGGTGCACGGCCTCGACCATCTTTCCTACCTGGAAAAGCTCGGCTGGCCGCGCACCCTGCGGCTCAAGGCCAACACCGCGCTCAACTACAGCACCAGCGTGAAAAGGGGGCAATGA
- a CDS encoding universal stress protein produces MIPKINKILYATDLSAGASHAFGYAISVAMGCEAKISIINVYEKLSHNANIEMRSEDFSSAKIKLTNKIKARMSQFAKKEGYDECLYEKLIGSIYVASGNPVEEILEQARDGDYDMIVMGTHGHGFLYSALIGSTARKMIKESEIPVLVVRLPDKVS; encoded by the coding sequence ATGATACCAAAAATAAATAAAATACTTTATGCAACGGACTTGTCCGCAGGTGCAAGCCATGCATTCGGCTATGCCATCAGCGTCGCGATGGGTTGTGAAGCAAAAATATCCATTATCAACGTCTACGAAAAGCTTTCCCACAACGCCAATATTGAAATGCGTTCTGAGGATTTTTCTTCGGCAAAGATCAAGCTAACCAACAAAATTAAAGCGCGGATGAGTCAGTTCGCTAAAAAAGAAGGCTATGACGAATGTCTCTATGAAAAGCTGATAGGAAGCATCTATGTCGCATCCGGAAATCCCGTCGAGGAAATTCTCGAACAGGCCAGGGATGGTGACTATGACATGATCGTCATGGGTACGCATGGACACGGCTTTCTCTATAGTGCTCTGATCGGCAGCACGGCCCGGAAAATGATCAAGGAAAGCGAAATCCCCGTTTTGGTGGTGCGATTGCCGGACAAAGTATCCTAA